The sequence TTGGTTGAGCCACCGGTCGCATTCAGCGCCACCACCGAATTGATGATCGCCTTCTCGTCGACGATCTTGCACAGCGGCAGATAGTTGCCCGACTGCGACGTCAGGCGAGCGACTTGGCGGGCCGCCTCGCGGGTCAGTTCGTCACGCAGCGGTGTATAGGGGTTGACGAAGGACGAGCCCGGCAAATGCAGCCCCATGATTTCCATCACCACCTGGTTGGTATTGGCGGTGCCGTAGAAGGTGCAGGTACCTGGGCTGTGATAGGACAGCATCTCAGACTCCAGCAGCTCCTCGCGGCTGGCCTTGCCTTCGGCGTAACGCTGCCTGACTTCAGCCTTCTGCTTGTTCGGGATGCCAGAAGGCATCGGCCCGCCTGGGACGAACACGGCCGGCAGATGGCCGAAGCGCAAGGCGCCGATCATCAGGCCGGGGATGATCTTGTCGCAGATCCCCAGATACAGGGCCGCATCGAACATGTTGTGCGACAGGGCGATCGCGGTCGCCATGGCGATCACCTCGCGGCTGGCCAGGCTCATTTCCATGCCCGCCTCACCTTGTGTCACGCCATCGCACATGGCCGGCACACCGCCGGCGAACTGGCCGATCGAGCCGACGTCGCGAAGCGCCTGCTTGATGATTTCCGGGAAATGCTCGTACGGCTGATGCGCCGACAGCATGTCGTTGTACGCCGAGACGATGGCAACGTTGGCTTCGTTCATCAGGCGCAACTTCTGCTTGTCGCCGGCTGAGGCGCATCCCGCCACCCCATGTGCGAAGTTGGCGCATTGCAGTTTGCCGCGCTGAGGCCCGTCGCTCGCTGCGCCGGCCATCTGGGCGAGATAGCGCTGCCGCGACGGACGGCTGCGCTCGATCAAACGTTCGGTAACTTCTTGAATCCGCGGGTGCATGCCATCACTCCTGCTCGTGAATCTGTAGTTTTACCAACAAAAGAACATGTATTCGGGCTTGATTTCTATTTTGACAGGAATAATCTTGTAATTCCTACAACAAATTCCATCCAGGGACCCAATATGACTATTCGCATCGCCATCAACGGCTTCGGCCGTATCGGACGCAACGTTCTGCGCGCCCTGTACAGCCAGAATTACCGCGAGCATCTCCAGGTCGTGGCGATCAACGATCTGGGCAGCTCGGCGATGAATGCCCACCTCTTGCAGTACGACAGCGTCCATGGCCATTTCGACGCAAAGATCGAGGTCGGGGACGATCGACTGACAGTCAATGGCGACTCGATCGCAGTGACGGCGATCCGCAACCCGGCGGAGCTGCCCTGGCGCCAGCATCAGGTCGACGTGGTCTTCGAGTGTACCGGTCTCTTCACCTCGCGCGAGAAAGCCAGCGCTCACCTGGAAGCCGGCGCCGCCAAGGTCATCATTTCCGCTCCGGCCTCGGGCGCCGATGCCACCATCGTCTACGGCGTCAACCATGACATTCTGCGTCAGTCCCACCAGATCATCTCCAACGCCTCGTGCACCACGAACTGCCTGGCCCCGGTGGCCCAGGTCCTGTCGCGCGAGTACGGCATCGCCCATGGCCTGATGACCACCATCCACGCCTACACCAACGACCAGAACCTGTCCGACGTCTACCACAGCGACCCCTACCGGGCTCGCTCGGCTACCCAGTCGATGATCCCGACCAAGACCGGTGCCGCCGAAGCGGTCGGGCTGGTTCTGCCAGAGCTGGCGGGCAAGTTGACTGGCATGGCCGTTCGGGTGCCGGTGATCAATGTCTCGCTGGTCGACCTGACCCTGGAGCTGAATCGCGAAACCACAGCCGAGGAGGTCAACGCGTTGATGCTCGAAGCCAGCCAGCGCTCGCCGATTCTGGCGTGCAACTCGCTGCCCCTGGTGTCCTGCGACTTCAACCACAACCCGATGTCGTCGATTTTCGACACCAACCACACTAAGGTTAGCGGACGGTTGCTGAAAGTGATGGCCTGGTATGACAACGAGTGGGGCTTCTCCAACCGCATGCTGGACACCTGCCGAGCCCTGCACGAAGCACCATAACCAGGCTTGGCGCCTCCCCGCACAGCAAGGAAGATCATGAACCGCATCGATTTCGTCACCGCTACACTGCCGGCGCGCAAGCGCATCGCGCTGGTCGCCCATGATCACTGCAAGGAACGCCTGCTGGAATGGGCGGATCGGCAGAAGGACAAGCTGCTGAACCATGAGCTGCTTGCCACTGGCACCACTGGCGTACTGCTCGAGCGCCGCCTGGGGCTTGCAGTGGAATGCATGATCAGTGGTCCGCTGGGCGGGGATCAGCAAATCGGTGCGCGCATCGCCGAGCGGCGCATCGACATGCTGGTGTTTTTCTGGGATCCCTTCGAACCACAGCCGCACGACCCGGACGTCAAAGCGCTACTGCGGGTCGCCGCGGTGTGGAACATTCCCCTGGCAGCCAACGAGAGCAGCGCTGACTACCTGCTTTCGAGCCCACTGCTCGATGAAGCTCACACGTTGAGCATTCCGGACTACACCCGCTACCTGGCAGGCCGTCAGGCGCCGGATCAGTAATCGCGCCGTTCGCCGTCTGCGCTACGCAGGCCTCCACCCTCAACTTCGTCGCGCAAGTCGTCGAAGTCGGTCTTGAGGCCGGTTTCCATGCTGTCGAGCTCCGCTAGAAGGCTCCGGAAACTGGTTTGCTCACGCGGCGCCTCTGCTTCCAGCTCGGCGTCTGCGCGGGCCTGCAACGCGGCCGGCACCGGCGCGTCCTCGACGTCGACCGGCAACGGCTCGGGCTCCATCTCCCGCAGCACGGCCAGCGGCGGCAACTCATCCAGGCTTTTCAGGTTGAAGTGATCGAGAAATTGCCGGGTAGTGGCGAACATCGCCGGCCGCCCAGGCACATCGCGATGACCGACGACCCGGACCCACTCGCGCTCAAGCAGCGTCTTGACGATCTGGCTGTTGACCGCCACACCGCGAATCTCCTCGATTTCGCCGCGGGTAATCGGCTGTCGGTAGGCGATCAGCACCAGCGTTTCCAGCAGCGCGCGGGAATAGCGCTGCGGCCGCTCTTCCCAGAGCCGCCCGACCCAGGGCGAAAAGCGCTCGCGTACCTGCAGACGGTAGCCACTGGCAACCTGCTTGAGCTCGAATGCGCGCCCTTCGCAGCTCTTTTCGAGGACTTCCAGCGCCTTACGCAACAGCGCCGGTGCCGGGCGCTCGGCCTCGTCGAACAATTCGGCCATTCGCTCCATCGACATCGGCTTGCCCGAAGCCAGCAGGAGCGCCTCGAGCAAGGAGGCGAGATCTTTGGGATCGGAGAGATTCAACCCTGATTACCTGCACTCATACGACCCCCTCTTCCGCCCGAGCGCGCACGTGAATCGGCGCAAAAGGCTCGTTCTGCACCAGTTCGACCAGCGACTCCTTGATCAACTCCAGTACCGCCATGAAGGTCACCACAACGCCGAGCCTGCCCTCCTCGACCGTGAACAGCGTGGCGAAGGCAACGAAGGCCCCGCCTTTCAACCGTTCCAGCACTTCGCTCATCCGCTCGCGAGTCGACAGCGTTTCCCGCGTCACCTGGTGGCTTTCGAACAGATCGGCACGGCGCAGCACCTCAGCCATGGACATCAGCAACTCCTCGATACTCACTTCCGGCAGCAACTTGCGTGCCCGTGCATCCGGCGCATCGATTCTCGGAACGTGCAGGTCGCGGCCGACCCGCGGCAACTGGTCGAGATCTTCCGAGGCCGCCTTGAAGCGCTCGTACTCCTGCAACCGGCGTATCAGTTCGGCGCGAGGGTCGAGCTCATCCTCTTCCACCTCGGCCGAACGCGGCAGCAACATGCGCGACTTGATCTCGGCCAGCATCGCGGCCATCACCAGGTATTCAGCTGCCAGCTCAAGCCGTACGGCCTTCATCAGCTCGACGTAGCCCATGTACTGGCGAGTAATTTCGGCGACGGGTATATCGAGGATGTCGATGTTCTGCTTGCGGATCAGGTACAGCAGCAAATCCAACGGCCCCTCGAATGCCTCCAGGAACACTTCCAGGGCGTCCGGCGGGATGTAGAGATCCTGAGGCAGGTTGTTGAACGCTTCGCCGTAGACCAGCGCCAGCCGCAGCTGCTCGCCAGGCGGACCGTTTACCGCCTCGGTCT comes from Stutzerimonas stutzeri and encodes:
- the gap gene encoding type I glyceraldehyde-3-phosphate dehydrogenase → MTIRIAINGFGRIGRNVLRALYSQNYREHLQVVAINDLGSSAMNAHLLQYDSVHGHFDAKIEVGDDRLTVNGDSIAVTAIRNPAELPWRQHQVDVVFECTGLFTSREKASAHLEAGAAKVIISAPASGADATIVYGVNHDILRQSHQIISNASCTTNCLAPVAQVLSREYGIAHGLMTTIHAYTNDQNLSDVYHSDPYRARSATQSMIPTKTGAAEAVGLVLPELAGKLTGMAVRVPVINVSLVDLTLELNRETTAEEVNALMLEASQRSPILACNSLPLVSCDFNHNPMSSIFDTNHTKVSGRLLKVMAWYDNEWGFSNRMLDTCRALHEAP
- a CDS encoding methylglyoxal synthase, producing the protein MNRIDFVTATLPARKRIALVAHDHCKERLLEWADRQKDKLLNHELLATGTTGVLLERRLGLAVECMISGPLGGDQQIGARIAERRIDMLVFFWDPFEPQPHDPDVKALLRVAAVWNIPLAANESSADYLLSSPLLDEAHTLSIPDYTRYLAGRQAPDQ
- the scpB gene encoding SMC-Scp complex subunit ScpB; this encodes MNLSDPKDLASLLEALLLASGKPMSMERMAELFDEAERPAPALLRKALEVLEKSCEGRAFELKQVASGYRLQVRERFSPWVGRLWEERPQRYSRALLETLVLIAYRQPITRGEIEEIRGVAVNSQIVKTLLEREWVRVVGHRDVPGRPAMFATTRQFLDHFNLKSLDELPPLAVLREMEPEPLPVDVEDAPVPAALQARADAELEAEAPREQTSFRSLLAELDSMETGLKTDFDDLRDEVEGGGLRSADGERRDY
- a CDS encoding segregation and condensation protein A, which encodes MQQPQTEAVNGPPGEQLRLALVYGEAFNNLPQDLYIPPDALEVFLEAFEGPLDLLLYLIRKQNIDILDIPVAEITRQYMGYVELMKAVRLELAAEYLVMAAMLAEIKSRMLLPRSAEVEEDELDPRAELIRRLQEYERFKAASEDLDQLPRVGRDLHVPRIDAPDARARKLLPEVSIEELLMSMAEVLRRADLFESHQVTRETLSTRERMSEVLERLKGGAFVAFATLFTVEEGRLGVVVTFMAVLELIKESLVELVQNEPFAPIHVRARAEEGVV